In Vibrio syngnathi, the following proteins share a genomic window:
- a CDS encoding DUF3283 family protein: MSINLSLLPPGEKNKIELDKQASFLVWKLKQAKCGPEAIVEEAMKLGDPEEKAWFDQSVEKYKRVMGVA; the protein is encoded by the coding sequence ATGTCTATCAACCTTTCACTCCTTCCGCCCGGCGAGAAAAATAAAATCGAACTGGATAAGCAAGCATCGTTTCTTGTATGGAAACTGAAGCAAGCGAAATGTGGCCCTGAAGCCATTGTTGAAGAAGCAATGAAGCTAGGTGATCCAGAAGAAAAGGCTTGGTTTGATCAGTCTGTAGAAAAATACAAACGAGT